The Diospyros lotus cultivar Yz01 chromosome 15, ASM1463336v1, whole genome shotgun sequence genome has a window encoding:
- the LOC127792001 gene encoding ubiquitin-conjugating enzyme E2 36 encodes MANSNLPRRIIKETQRLLSEPAPGISASPSEENMRYFNVMILGPTQSPYEGGVFKLELFLPEEYPMAAPKVRFLTKIYHPNIDKLGRICLDILKDKWSPALQIRTVLLSIQALLSAPNPDDPLSENIAKHWKTNEVEAVETAKEWTRLYASGA; translated from the exons ATGGCTAATAGCAATCTTCCTCGGCGAATCATCAAG GAAACGCAGCGTCTCCTCAGCGAACCCG CACCAGGAATAAGTGCGTCCCCTTCAGAAGAGAATATGCGGTATTTTAATGTTATGATTCTTGGTCCAACACAATCTCCTTATGAAG GAGGGGTTTTCAAGCTGGAATTATTTTTACCCGAAGAATATCCAATGGCTGCTCCCAAG GTCCGATTTCTCACTAAAATCTACCACCCCAACATTGATAAG CTTGGAAGGATATGCCTTGATATTCTTAAAGACAAATGGAGTCCTGCTCTTCAGATTCGAACTGTACTCTTGAG CATTCAAGCTCTGTTAAGTGCTCCAAATCCTGATGACCCTCTTTCTGAGAACATTGCAAAGCATTGGAAGACCAATGAGGTTGAAGCTGTTGAAACAG CAAAGGAATGGACGCGCCTATATGCAAGTGGTGCATAA
- the LOC127792455 gene encoding TPR repeat-containing thioredoxin TTL1 — translation MSDSGKPISEQRFDDLKDRFRDSLSCDNANKPDFRELDLGSPVSPLRARHTVTTSSSSSSSGSVSGRNGPNPPAKRPDSGGNSHSGELSGSGESSPARGYRPGHARSDSGSTANSPPVNVLPTGNICPSGRILKTGMASRSSKTDVLGLGTGNYGHGSIMRGGASAKLGGGDGGLAGDSSKRAIWGLDPEEVKRAGNEKYKLGHLAEALSLYDRAIAMSPANATFRFNRAVALTGLGRLAEAVKECEEAIKLYPGYVKAHHRLGSLLLRLGQVENAGRHLCFPGHPSDSNELQKLQAVEMHLCKCTDARKIADWRSVLREAGAAIVAGADASPQLHTCKAEAYLKLHQLEEANSSLLNGPKCESTSPSCSQSKFFGMLSEAYMFFVQAQIEMAFGRFENAVTAAEKAGHIDARNIEVSVLLSTVRLVSRARARGNDLFKSERFTEACSAYGEGLRIDPSNSVLYCNRAACWSKLGLWERSVDDCNHALRIQPNYTKALLRRAASNSKLERWAEAVRDYEVLRREIPDDNEVAESLFHAQVALKKSCGEEVHNMKFGGEVELVSGLEQFRAAISSPGASIVHFKAASNVQCKQISPFLDVLCERYPFINFFKVDVEESPAVAIAENVRILPTFKIYKNGSRVKEMVCPSPEVLESSVRHYSL, via the exons ATGTCGGATTCTGGAAAGCCCATTTCGGAGCAGCGATTCGACGATTTGAAAGATCGGTTCCGTGACTCGCTGAGTTGCGACAACGCCAACAAGCCGGACTTCCGAGAACTCGATCTGGGTTCGCCTGTGTCGCCCTTGCGGGCTCGACACACGGTCACAACCAGTAGTAGTTCGAGTTCTTCTGGATCGGTGTCGGGTCGAAACGGCCCCAACCCGCCGGCTAAAAGACCCGATTCCGGTGGGAACAGCCACTCCGGCGAGCTGTCAGGCTCCGGCGAGAGCTCCCCGGCCCGCGGATACAGACCGGGTCATGCCCGTTCCGACTCCGGCAGCACCGCGAACTCCCCGCCCGTCAATGTGCTTCCGACCGGTAACATATGCCCGTCGGGCCGGATTTTGAAAACTGGCATGGCGAGTCGGAGCTCCAAGACCGACGTTTTGGGCTTGGGAACGGGGAATTACGGCCACGGTAGCATAATGCGCGGCGGCGCCTCTGCGAAATTGGGCGGCGGCGACGGCGGTTTGGCTGGAGATTCGTCGAAACGGGCAATTTGGGGTTTGGATCCGGAGGAGGTGAAACGGGCCGGGAACGAGAAGTACAAGCTAGGGCATTTGGCCGAAGCGTTGAGTTTATACGATCGTGCAATCGCTATGTCGCCGGCTAACGCCACTTTCCGGTTCAACCGGGCGGTGGCTCTGACCGGTCTCGGGCGGCTGGCCGAGGCGGTGAAAGAATGTGAAGAAGCTATTAAATTGTATCCTGGCTATGTCAAAGCCCATCATCGTTTAGGATCTCTTCTTCTCCG TCTCGGGCAGGTTGAAAATGCCGGGAGGCATCTTTGTTTTCCAGGGCATCCATCGGATTCAAATGAGTTGCAGAAGTTGCAAGCAGTAGAAATGCATTTGTGCAAGTGCACCGATGCCCGGAAGATCGCTGACTGGAGGAGTGTGTTGAGGGAAGCTGGTGCTGCTATTGTTGCTGGAGCAGATGCATCTCCTCAG CTACATACATGTAAGGCAGAAGCTTACTTGAAGCTCCATCAGTTAGAAGAGGCGAATTCGAGCCTATTGAACGGTCCCAAATGTGAATCGACCTCTCCATCTTGCTCACAGTCTAAATTCTTTGGGATGCTGTCGGAAGCATACATGTTCTTTGTCCAAGCCCAAATTGAGATGGCTTTCGGAAG GTTTGAGAATGCAGTTACAGCTGCCGAGAAAGCTGGGCACATTGATGCTCGAAATATTGAAGTCTCTGTTCTGCTCAGCACTGTGAGGCTGGTGTCAAGAGCTCGTGCCCGTGGCAATGATCTCTTCAAATCTGAAAGGTTCACTGAAGCTTGCTCTGCGTATGGTGAAGGCCTTAGGATTGACCCCTCAAACTCAGTTCTCTACTGCAATAGAGCAGCTTGTTGGTCTAAGCTTGGGTTGTGGGAACGATCTGTTGATGATTGCAACCATGCCCTGCGCATCCAGCCGAACTACACCAAAGCCCTTCTTAGAAGGGCTGCCTCAAACAGCAAG CTCGAGCGTTGGGCCGAAGCTGTTAGAGATTATGAGGTATTGAGGAGGGAGATCCCAGATGACAATGAGGTTGCGGAGTCCTTGTTTCATGCACAAGTTGCATTGAAGAAATCCTGCGGGGAAGAAGTTCACAACATGAAGTTTGGTGGGGAAGTGGAATTAGTATCTGGTCTCGAGCAGTTCAGGGCTGCAATTTCTTCTCCGG GGGCTTCTATTGTCCATTTTAAGGCTGCGTCGAATGTGCAATGCAAGCAGATATCTCCATTCCTTGACGTGTTATGTGAACGCTACCCATTCATCAATTTTTTCAAG GTGGATGTGGAGGAGAGCCCGGCAGTTGCAATAGCCGAGAACGTGAGGATCCTACCTACATTCAAGATCTACAAAAATGGCAGCCGAGTCAAAGAGATGGTTTGCCCGAGTCCAGAGGTGCTGGAATCATCGGTGAGGCATTACAGTTTATAG